From Megalobrama amblycephala isolate DHTTF-2021 linkage group LG24, ASM1881202v1, whole genome shotgun sequence, the proteins below share one genomic window:
- the tnfrsf9a gene encoding tumor necrosis factor receptor superfamily member 9a isoform X2: MLSAFQGRYVLLIFSLVLNYTVGADTGCEYWTLSGTHDVCCVRCKPGNRLVESCGRDPEKLCTPCEPGHYTVTSDWYCLRCTQCIGIQFTLKPCNISSDTVCGCKAGYRCGDANCSFCVTECKAGEEPTKNRMCRKCPKGFFNDQVHSSCRELKSCPDGEILFKGNATSDTICKYSRPPEQTNWLPVFIAGGMAGLAVLCIIASVVAYVKAQNKTEKKPKTDSPDQDNSDESRIMVVEQEDCSCHRPEQEQGGSSESINTQDSESKLIV; this comes from the exons ATGCTGAGTGCTTTCCAAGGACGGTATGTCTTGCTGATATTCAGTCTAGTACTGAACTACACTGTAGGAGCTGACACTGGCTGTGAGTACTGGACATTGTCTGGAACACATGATGTCTGCTGTGTGAGATGCAAGCCAG GGAACCGCTTGGTGGAGTCATGTGGAAGAGACCCAGAAAAGCTCTGTACTCCCTGTGAACCTGGTCATTACACAGTCACTTCTGACTGGTACTGTTTGAGATGTACCCAGTGTATAG GTATACAGTTTACACTTAAACCTTGCAATATCAGCAGCGATACTGTATGCGGATGCAAGGCTGGATATCGGTGTGGAGATGCCAACTGTTCTTTCTGTGTTACTGAATGCAAGGCGGGAGAGGAGCCCACCAAAAACC GAATgtgtagaaaatgtccaaaaggATTTTTCAATGATCAGGTCCACAGTAGTTGCAGAGAATTGAAAAG TTGTCCTGATGGAGAGATTTTGTTCAAAGGAAATGCTACCAGTGACACTATCTGCAAATATTCAA GACCTCCAGAACAGACAAACTGGCTTCCAGTCTTCATTGCTGGAGGGATGGCAGGGTTGGCTGTCCTTTGTATCATAGCATCAGTGGTTGCATATGTAAaggcacaaaacaaaacagagaagAAGCCAAAAACTGATAGCCCTGACCAAG ACAACTCAGATGAGTCCAGGATTATGGTAGTGGAGCAGGAAGACTGTAGTTGCCATCGTCCTGAGCAGGAACAGGGTGGCAGCTCAGAGTCCATCAATACGCAAGACTCAGAGTCTAAACTCATAGTGTGA
- the tnfrsf9a gene encoding tumor necrosis factor receptor superfamily member 9a isoform X3: MLSAFQGRYVLLIFSLVLNYTVGADTGWNRLVESCGRDPEKLCTPCEPGHYTVTSDWYCLRCTQCIGIQFTLKPCNISSDTVCGCKAGYRCGDANCSFCVTECKAGEEPTKNRMCRKCPKGFFNDQVHSSCRELKSCPDGEILFKGNATSDTICKYSSKKESEQDTLPERSKGPPEQTNWLPVFIAGGMAGLAVLCIIASVVAYVKAQNKTEKKPKTDSPDQDNSDESRIMVVEQEDCSCHRPEQEQGGSSESINTQDSESKLIV; the protein is encoded by the exons ATGCTGAGTGCTTTCCAAGGACGGTATGTCTTGCTGATATTCAGTCTAGTACTGAACTACACTGTAGGAGCTGACACTGGCT GGAACCGCTTGGTGGAGTCATGTGGAAGAGACCCAGAAAAGCTCTGTACTCCCTGTGAACCTGGTCATTACACAGTCACTTCTGACTGGTACTGTTTGAGATGTACCCAGTGTATAG GTATACAGTTTACACTTAAACCTTGCAATATCAGCAGCGATACTGTATGCGGATGCAAGGCTGGATATCGGTGTGGAGATGCCAACTGTTCTTTCTGTGTTACTGAATGCAAGGCGGGAGAGGAGCCCACCAAAAACC GAATgtgtagaaaatgtccaaaaggATTTTTCAATGATCAGGTCCACAGTAGTTGCAGAGAATTGAAAAG TTGTCCTGATGGAGAGATTTTGTTCAAAGGAAATGCTACCAGTGACACTATCTGCAAATATTCAAGTAAGAAGGAATCTGAACAAGATACCTTACCTGAAAGGAGTAAAG GACCTCCAGAACAGACAAACTGGCTTCCAGTCTTCATTGCTGGAGGGATGGCAGGGTTGGCTGTCCTTTGTATCATAGCATCAGTGGTTGCATATGTAAaggcacaaaacaaaacagagaagAAGCCAAAAACTGATAGCCCTGACCAAG ACAACTCAGATGAGTCCAGGATTATGGTAGTGGAGCAGGAAGACTGTAGTTGCCATCGTCCTGAGCAGGAACAGGGTGGCAGCTCAGAGTCCATCAATACGCAAGACTCAGAGTCTAAACTCATAGTGTGA
- the tnfrsf9a gene encoding tumor necrosis factor receptor superfamily member 9a isoform X1, whose product MLSAFQGRYVLLIFSLVLNYTVGADTGCEYWTLSGTHDVCCVRCKPGNRLVESCGRDPEKLCTPCEPGHYTVTSDWYCLRCTQCIGIQFTLKPCNISSDTVCGCKAGYRCGDANCSFCVTECKAGEEPTKNRMCRKCPKGFFNDQVHSSCRELKSCPDGEILFKGNATSDTICKYSSKKESEQDTLPERSKGPPEQTNWLPVFIAGGMAGLAVLCIIASVVAYVKAQNKTEKKPKTDSPDQDNSDESRIMVVEQEDCSCHRPEQEQGGSSESINTQDSESKLIV is encoded by the exons ATGCTGAGTGCTTTCCAAGGACGGTATGTCTTGCTGATATTCAGTCTAGTACTGAACTACACTGTAGGAGCTGACACTGGCTGTGAGTACTGGACATTGTCTGGAACACATGATGTCTGCTGTGTGAGATGCAAGCCAG GGAACCGCTTGGTGGAGTCATGTGGAAGAGACCCAGAAAAGCTCTGTACTCCCTGTGAACCTGGTCATTACACAGTCACTTCTGACTGGTACTGTTTGAGATGTACCCAGTGTATAG GTATACAGTTTACACTTAAACCTTGCAATATCAGCAGCGATACTGTATGCGGATGCAAGGCTGGATATCGGTGTGGAGATGCCAACTGTTCTTTCTGTGTTACTGAATGCAAGGCGGGAGAGGAGCCCACCAAAAACC GAATgtgtagaaaatgtccaaaaggATTTTTCAATGATCAGGTCCACAGTAGTTGCAGAGAATTGAAAAG TTGTCCTGATGGAGAGATTTTGTTCAAAGGAAATGCTACCAGTGACACTATCTGCAAATATTCAAGTAAGAAGGAATCTGAACAAGATACCTTACCTGAAAGGAGTAAAG GACCTCCAGAACAGACAAACTGGCTTCCAGTCTTCATTGCTGGAGGGATGGCAGGGTTGGCTGTCCTTTGTATCATAGCATCAGTGGTTGCATATGTAAaggcacaaaacaaaacagagaagAAGCCAAAAACTGATAGCCCTGACCAAG ACAACTCAGATGAGTCCAGGATTATGGTAGTGGAGCAGGAAGACTGTAGTTGCCATCGTCCTGAGCAGGAACAGGGTGGCAGCTCAGAGTCCATCAATACGCAAGACTCAGAGTCTAAACTCATAGTGTGA